Proteins from one Nakamurella multipartita DSM 44233 genomic window:
- a CDS encoding TniQ family protein gives MTGAARWPLHPQPEAGEALSSWLIRVADAYGMTPGQLVRHNLGPASFELGDQNLSDLDMEPPPGMLEALHERTGVPRDQLASMTIAGWVPWLLDTLDPTQGTAAFETYVQQDSVILPPGRAIKRDLPIWRAWLPDRPMMRRACPRCIDDADGESAVFALASRIPLTIGCPKHGYRLEAMFGSLGAFIAWEDKDMVPTPTDPRVTAMDRRTHEGLATGTVSLPGRAVHVGAWLRLLRTLLDEVNTPTSTVRPSYRSNLQLVWQTIGRSPRAGQIRWRPYECLDWPAQQAMLHAAAAAVDLIETGRIPAAGTLAPLLHAQQHPAVYDGDPPHHRIDPAPATTVWQAAMTSIRDVIGIARQDAGTARQLLSLLTCYTPNELAYSRIRGELIETGIPSELLPTRDQAARSG, from the coding sequence ATGACCGGCGCCGCCCGGTGGCCGCTGCACCCGCAACCCGAAGCGGGGGAAGCGCTGTCGTCCTGGCTGATCCGGGTCGCCGACGCCTACGGGATGACCCCGGGCCAATTGGTGCGCCACAACCTCGGGCCGGCATCGTTCGAACTCGGAGACCAGAACCTGAGCGACCTGGACATGGAGCCGCCGCCCGGCATGCTCGAGGCACTGCACGAACGCACCGGGGTGCCGCGAGACCAGTTGGCCAGCATGACGATCGCCGGATGGGTGCCCTGGCTGCTGGACACCCTCGACCCCACCCAAGGGACTGCGGCGTTCGAAACCTACGTGCAGCAGGACTCGGTCATCCTCCCACCGGGCCGGGCCATCAAGCGTGATCTGCCGATCTGGCGCGCCTGGCTGCCGGACCGGCCGATGATGCGCCGGGCCTGCCCACGCTGCATCGACGACGCGGACGGCGAGTCGGCTGTCTTCGCGCTGGCTTCGCGGATCCCGCTGACGATCGGTTGTCCGAAGCACGGCTACCGGCTGGAGGCCATGTTCGGATCCCTGGGGGCCTTCATCGCCTGGGAGGACAAGGACATGGTGCCGACGCCCACGGATCCCCGCGTGACGGCGATGGACCGCCGCACCCACGAGGGTCTGGCCACCGGGACAGTGTCCCTGCCCGGCCGAGCGGTTCATGTCGGCGCGTGGCTGCGTCTGCTGCGCACCCTGCTCGACGAGGTCAACACCCCTACCTCAACGGTCCGACCGTCCTACCGCAGCAACTTGCAGCTGGTCTGGCAGACGATCGGACGTTCGCCCCGCGCCGGCCAGATCCGGTGGCGGCCCTACGAGTGTCTCGACTGGCCGGCCCAGCAGGCGATGCTGCATGCCGCCGCGGCGGCGGTCGACCTCATCGAGACCGGCCGGATCCCCGCGGCCGGAACCCTGGCCCCGCTGCTCCACGCTCAACAGCATCCCGCCGTCTATGACGGTGACCCACCGCACCACCGGATAGACCCGGCCCCGGCGACCACCGTCTGGCAGGCCGCGATGACCAGCATCCGCGACGTCATCGGCATCGCCCGCCAAGACGCCGGGACCGCCCGGCAACTGCTCTCCCTACTGACCTGCTACACCCCAAACGAACTTGCCTACAGCCGTATCCGCGGAGAGCTGATCGAGACTGGTATTCCTTCCGAGCTTCTCCCCACCCGGGATCAGGCCGCTCGTAGTGGGTGA
- a CDS encoding DUF1931 family protein has translation MAGIPEVKKFFREAGDINVDKSDIARFRAFVDQKIDDIAVSARDNAHWNNRDVIAPQDLPITKGLQERMREFGKLETAGDMRDWIGQTLRRPPGDVTFGEETEDVLTEVFGGLSVGLARSFRIVDPEVSNPNTGHWERASTLFGLLV, from the coding sequence ATGGCCGGGATACCCGAGGTAAAGAAGTTCTTCCGCGAGGCTGGGGACATCAACGTCGACAAGTCCGACATCGCCCGCTTCCGGGCGTTCGTCGACCAGAAGATCGACGACATCGCCGTCTCCGCGCGCGACAACGCCCACTGGAACAACCGGGACGTCATCGCCCCGCAGGACCTGCCGATCACCAAAGGCCTGCAGGAGCGGATGCGCGAGTTCGGCAAGCTCGAGACGGCCGGCGACATGCGCGACTGGATCGGCCAGACGCTGCGCCGCCCTCCGGGCGACGTGACGTTCGGCGAGGAGACCGAGGACGTCCTCACCGAGGTATTCGGCGGCCTCAGTGTCGGGCTGGCCAGGTCCTTCCGGATTGTCGACCCGGAGGTGAGCAACCCGAACACCGGGCACTGGGAGCGCGCGTCCACCCTGTTCGGACTACTAGTCTGA
- a CDS encoding TniB family NTP-binding protein, with protein sequence MGSSTGSGVEGDPDLEHLRPEIRPIACLPGEERLRFVRADRWIGYSRAAASLERLEELYGWPGRQRMPNMLLIGPTNNGKSMIVEKFRRGHPPISHPDREEIPVLVVQMPSEPSVTRFYVAVLAAMGAPLRPRQRLAELEQATLTLLRAVGVRMLVIDELHNVLAGSSDRRREFLNLIRFLGNELRIPLVGVGTREAYLAIRSDDQLENRFQPFPLPRWEPDQESCSLLASFATAFPLRRPSSIATEAMARYLLTRSEGTIGELAHLLTQAAVAAIESGEEAINQRTLRLSTYAGPSERRRQFERELA encoded by the coding sequence ATGGGAAGCAGCACGGGTAGCGGAGTCGAGGGCGATCCGGATCTTGAGCACCTGCGTCCGGAGATCCGGCCGATAGCCTGCCTTCCGGGCGAGGAACGGCTCCGGTTCGTGCGCGCGGACCGGTGGATCGGCTACAGCCGGGCGGCGGCGTCGTTGGAGCGGCTGGAGGAGTTGTACGGCTGGCCGGGCCGGCAGCGGATGCCGAACATGCTGCTGATCGGGCCGACGAACAACGGCAAGTCGATGATCGTCGAGAAGTTCCGACGCGGCCACCCGCCGATCTCCCACCCGGACAGGGAGGAGATCCCGGTGCTGGTCGTGCAAATGCCGTCCGAGCCCTCGGTGACCCGGTTCTATGTCGCGGTGCTGGCCGCGATGGGTGCGCCGTTGCGGCCGCGGCAACGGCTGGCCGAACTCGAACAGGCCACGCTGACGCTGCTGCGGGCGGTCGGGGTGCGGATGCTGGTGATCGACGAGCTGCACAACGTGCTGGCCGGCAGCAGCGATCGTCGACGCGAGTTCCTTAACCTGATCCGGTTCCTGGGCAACGAGCTGCGGATACCACTGGTCGGCGTGGGCACCCGCGAGGCTTATCTGGCGATCCGCTCCGACGATCAACTCGAGAACCGCTTCCAGCCGTTCCCGCTGCCGCGGTGGGAACCCGACCAGGAATCGTGTTCGCTGCTGGCCAGCTTCGCCACCGCGTTCCCGCTGCGCCGGCCGTCGAGCATCGCCACCGAGGCGATGGCCCGGTACCTGCTGACCCGCAGCGAGGGCACGATAGGCGAACTCGCCCACCTGCTGACCCAGGCGGCGGTCGCGGCGATCGAGTCAGGCGAGGAGGCGATCAACCAGCGCACCCTGCGGCTGTCGACCTACGCCGGCCCGTCCGAACGGCGCCGACAGTTCGAACGAGAACTCGCATGA
- a CDS encoding recombinase family protein, producing MSHRPQGAPAAADSVERHDCPQCQAPAGSPCRTRSGTTAAKYHTARFVLVPALRDELAVPTPASRRPGQPWTPIDNGLGTAGSTTQQTGPIRIGYARCSTSGQELAGQLDLLERSGCRRVFSEKISTRVRVRPELENALVLAREIKQAAPDQVVILTVAEMKRLARNAAELMTLTAALQSDGIQLELLTGPLTGIYDPTGMGSMLFAVLAVAAQLDRDYIREKTLEGQKAAAARGRHGGRPPVIDPDSLIYANALHAAGTPVPDIAKKLTIKTGKNAGQHPSVASVYRALASTGEPDEHSTLRSVH from the coding sequence GTGAGCCACAGACCCCAAGGTGCGCCGGCGGCGGCCGACTCGGTCGAGCGGCACGACTGCCCGCAATGTCAGGCCCCGGCCGGCAGTCCGTGCCGCACGCGGTCGGGCACCACGGCGGCGAAATACCACACCGCCCGGTTCGTGCTCGTGCCGGCGCTGCGAGACGAGCTGGCCGTGCCGACCCCGGCGAGCCGCCGACCCGGGCAGCCCTGGACGCCGATCGACAACGGCCTCGGCACCGCCGGCTCGACGACGCAGCAGACGGGCCCTATTCGGATCGGGTACGCACGCTGCTCGACCAGCGGCCAGGAGCTGGCCGGCCAACTCGACCTGCTCGAGCGGTCCGGGTGCCGGCGGGTGTTCAGCGAAAAGATCAGCACCAGGGTCCGGGTGCGACCCGAGCTGGAGAACGCCCTGGTGTTGGCCCGGGAGATTAAGCAGGCCGCGCCCGACCAGGTCGTGATCCTGACCGTCGCCGAGATGAAGCGGCTGGCCCGCAACGCCGCCGAACTGATGACCCTGACCGCAGCCCTGCAGAGCGATGGCATTCAACTCGAACTGCTCACCGGCCCGCTCACCGGAATCTACGACCCCACCGGGATGGGATCGATGCTGTTCGCCGTCCTGGCCGTGGCCGCCCAACTCGACCGCGACTACATCCGAGAAAAGACCCTGGAAGGGCAGAAGGCCGCCGCCGCCCGCGGCCGGCACGGCGGTCGACCCCCGGTCATTGATCCCGACTCCCTCATCTACGCCAACGCCCTGCACGCCGCTGGAACACCAGTCCCGGATATCGCCAAGAAGCTGACCATCAAAACCGGCAAGAACGCCGGCCAGCACCCGTCGGTCGCATCCGTGTATCGTGCCCTCGCCTCCACCGGCGAACCGGATGAGCACTCGACGTTGCGATCGGTACACTAG
- a CDS encoding GntR family transcriptional regulator, with protein sequence MIEFRIVRRGTVPAYLQIVEQTRRALENGWLSVGDQLPPAREVVSATGINPNTVLKAYRELERQGLVEGRIGTGTFVTADLVRLQSDLASPLAVELRSWLAAAAASGLERHDVMALVTTMLDEREREVAR encoded by the coding sequence GTGATCGAGTTCCGGATCGTCCGCCGGGGGACGGTACCGGCCTATCTGCAGATCGTGGAGCAGACCAGGCGAGCCTTGGAGAACGGGTGGCTCAGTGTTGGCGATCAACTTCCGCCGGCACGGGAAGTTGTCTCAGCGACGGGTATCAACCCCAACACAGTCTTGAAGGCGTACCGGGAGTTGGAGCGGCAGGGTCTAGTCGAAGGTCGGATTGGTACAGGCACTTTCGTCACCGCTGACCTGGTCAGGCTTCAGTCGGACCTGGCGTCACCGCTGGCCGTGGAACTGCGGAGCTGGCTGGCTGCGGCAGCCGCATCCGGGCTGGAGCGGCACGACGTCATGGCTTTGGTGACCACCATGTTGGACGAGCGGGAGCGAGAGGTGGCCAGATGA
- a CDS encoding NADPH-dependent FMN reductase, whose protein sequence is MSTYKVGYFVGSLSSTSINRVLSKALIRVAPNDLEFSEIPIGNLPLYSPDFDNDYPPEARALKASIAAVDAVLFVTPEYNRSIPGALKNAIDWASRPWGENSFDHIPAAVIGASIGQIGTAIGQQSLRGVLSFCNARQMTSPEAYIQFSPDVFRDDGEVTNDSTREFLRAYMAEFRTYIGMVLTVLPRPQQPNEDATGEPSGNE, encoded by the coding sequence ATGAGTACCTACAAGGTCGGCTACTTCGTCGGCAGCCTGTCGTCGACGTCGATCAACCGCGTCCTGTCCAAGGCCCTCATCCGGGTGGCGCCGAACGACCTGGAGTTCAGCGAGATTCCGATCGGCAACCTGCCGTTGTACAGCCCGGACTTCGACAACGACTACCCGCCGGAAGCCAGGGCGCTCAAGGCGTCGATCGCTGCCGTGGACGCGGTCCTGTTCGTCACCCCGGAGTACAACCGGTCGATCCCCGGAGCGTTGAAGAACGCGATCGACTGGGCGTCTCGACCATGGGGAGAGAACTCCTTCGACCACATCCCGGCAGCGGTGATCGGCGCCTCCATCGGCCAGATCGGCACCGCCATCGGCCAGCAAAGCCTGCGCGGTGTGCTCAGCTTCTGCAACGCCCGGCAGATGACCTCGCCCGAGGCCTACATCCAGTTCTCCCCCGATGTCTTCAGGGACGACGGCGAGGTCACCAACGACTCCACTCGAGAATTTCTCCGCGCCTACATGGCGGAGTTCCGCACCTACATCGGCATGGTCCTGACTGTCCTGCCACGCCCACAACAGCCGAACGAGGACGCGACAGGCGAGCCTTCTGGCAACGAATGA
- the trxC gene encoding thioredoxin TrxC produces MTAAAQKSTKVACGNCGATNRVPAVANGIPRCGKCSTPLRWVVDATDDEFHAVVDESSLPVLVDVWAPWCGPCRMVSPALEKLAGELAGRLKLVKVNADANPEVSRQFEVRSIPTLVILDHGQVIDKQIGARPEPQLRSWLESKLPRKA; encoded by the coding sequence ATGACCGCGGCCGCGCAGAAATCGACGAAGGTGGCGTGCGGCAACTGCGGAGCCACGAACCGTGTTCCGGCGGTCGCCAACGGCATCCCCCGCTGCGGGAAGTGCAGCACTCCGCTGCGCTGGGTGGTGGACGCGACCGACGACGAGTTCCACGCCGTCGTCGACGAGTCGAGCCTGCCCGTGCTGGTCGACGTGTGGGCTCCGTGGTGCGGGCCGTGCCGGATGGTGAGTCCGGCCCTGGAGAAGCTGGCCGGGGAGCTGGCCGGCAGGCTCAAGCTGGTCAAGGTCAACGCCGACGCCAACCCGGAGGTGAGCCGGCAGTTCGAGGTCCGGTCGATCCCGACCCTGGTCATCCTCGACCACGGCCAGGTGATCGACAAGCAGATCGGCGCCCGGCCGGAGCCCCAGCTGCGCTCGTGGCTCGAGTCCAAGCTCCCAAGGAAGGCGTGA
- a CDS encoding ABC transporter ATP-binding protein: MSISLEAHNASKRYNRGWALHHCDAAIEASSITALVGPNGAGKSTLLGAAAGLISLTEGDIAIGGRLVDRRMDLAVGYLAQEKPLYRRWRVADMLAQTADLNTDWDDRHAHRLLDEASLSLEDRVGTLSGGQRARLALILVLGRRPALVLLDEPMADLDPLARLRVQQTLMAEVADTGMTVVMSSHILTEVRDACDALLLLQDGRVALHGPMDDLVLQHRILTGPSADSLDWLPPADRVEVRTTGQQTSVLVSLAPSILPAHWINEPADLDEIVIARLRSAEIATPDTVGA, translated from the coding sequence ATGAGCATTTCGTTGGAGGCCCACAACGCGAGCAAGCGTTACAACCGCGGCTGGGCGTTGCACCACTGCGACGCGGCGATCGAGGCGTCTTCGATCACCGCTCTTGTCGGGCCTAACGGTGCTGGGAAGTCGACCCTGCTGGGTGCAGCTGCCGGGCTCATCTCGTTGACCGAGGGCGACATTGCCATAGGTGGGCGGCTCGTCGACCGGCGAATGGACCTGGCGGTCGGTTACCTCGCGCAGGAAAAGCCGCTGTACCGCCGATGGCGGGTTGCGGACATGCTGGCCCAAACCGCAGATCTCAACACGGATTGGGACGATCGCCACGCGCACCGTCTACTCGATGAGGCCTCCCTTTCCCTCGAAGACAGGGTCGGGACGCTGTCCGGTGGACAGCGGGCCCGACTTGCGCTGATCCTGGTGCTAGGTCGACGCCCCGCCCTGGTGCTGCTCGACGAGCCGATGGCAGACCTCGATCCACTGGCCCGGCTACGCGTCCAGCAGACCCTGATGGCTGAGGTTGCCGACACCGGCATGACAGTGGTGATGTCCTCACACATCTTGACCGAGGTCCGCGACGCCTGCGACGCGTTGCTACTGCTGCAGGACGGGCGCGTCGCACTCCACGGGCCGATGGACGACCTGGTGCTGCAGCACCGAATCCTGACCGGCCCCTCCGCTGACTCGCTGGACTGGCTACCGCCGGCCGATCGAGTGGAAGTGCGAACCACCGGGCAGCAGACGAGCGTGTTGGTGTCGCTCGCCCCGTCGATCCTGCCGGCGCACTGGATTAATGAGCCGGCCGACCTCGACGAAATCGTCATAGCCAGATTGCGCAGCGCAGAAATTGCCACCCCCGACACGGTAGGAGCATGA
- a CDS encoding recombinase family protein — MTELKIGYARVSTVDQDLTAQHDALVALDVDPKRIYVDHGLTGTNRDRPGLRQALVACRRGDTLVVTKLDRLLARSVPDARDIVDELTAGGVRLNIGGSLHDPTDPVGRLLFTTLSMIAEFEADLARARTREGMAVARAKGRLRGKQPKLSPKQEAHLVELYRGGEHTIGELEELFPVTRSTIYRAVARADAQTSPPVKGKPKQVRARRAPAS; from the coding sequence GTGACCGAACTCAAGATCGGCTACGCCCGGGTCTCCACCGTCGATCAAGACCTCACCGCACAGCACGACGCGCTCGTCGCGTTGGATGTCGACCCGAAACGCATCTACGTCGACCACGGCCTGACCGGCACCAACCGCGATCGACCCGGCCTGCGCCAAGCCCTCGTGGCCTGCCGCCGCGGCGACACGCTTGTCGTCACCAAGCTCGACCGGCTGCTAGCCCGCTCCGTGCCCGACGCCCGCGACATCGTCGACGAGCTCACCGCCGGCGGAGTGCGGCTGAACATCGGCGGCTCGCTGCACGATCCCACCGATCCGGTCGGGCGGCTCCTGTTCACGACCCTGTCCATGATCGCCGAGTTCGAGGCCGATCTGGCCCGTGCTCGAACACGCGAGGGCATGGCCGTCGCCCGCGCCAAGGGCCGGCTGCGCGGCAAGCAGCCCAAGCTCAGCCCGAAGCAGGAAGCCCATTTGGTCGAGCTGTACCGCGGCGGCGAGCACACCATTGGCGAACTCGAGGAACTGTTCCCTGTCACCCGTTCCACGATCTACCGAGCAGTCGCACGCGCCGATGCGCAAACGTCGCCGCCGGTGAAGGGCAAGCCGAAACAGGTCCGAGCCCGTCGAGCGCCTGCGAGCTGA
- a CDS encoding FAD-dependent oxidoreductase: MPTSSSSDLRVPADQPETPDVSGAYPRLTDEQLMTLSRYGDRRSVPEGTVLYCEGDQDCGFFVVLEGKVAVVQETAAEPRLIAVHGPGRFLGDLALLTGQKVLVTAVAVTDVDVLEVRVDRLKTLVADDQALGDLILRAFILRRTLQATIGVGLRIIGSKYDRDARRLRDFASRNRIPHQWVDVEEDPQAEDLLRALGITVAVKPVVVWKGQRVLQNPSNTELADLIGLRAAPNRAAHDLVVVGAGPGGLAAAVYAASEGLSTIVLDAFATGGQAATSSQIENYLGFPAGITGGELADRAVVQARKFGAVFTIPGEATSLRQADGYHVVGLAEGDDLIAHAVLVATGVRYRRLDIPGTDRLEGSSVYYAATEFEAQLCRQDPVTVVGGGNSAGQAACFLARRSPVVNLVIRHDDLGRDMSHYLADRVEQSPRIKVWRNSEVCELIGDDELSEVLVRDLHTHKKQRIATSALFVLIGSAPHTGWLQGEIPLDAKGFVLTGPAADGQDGMFGTRRHGVFAVGDVRSGSVKRVASAVGEGSVVIRQVHEFLAAEGRR; encoded by the coding sequence ATGCCGACGAGCAGTTCGTCTGACCTGAGGGTTCCCGCCGACCAGCCGGAGACACCCGACGTCAGCGGCGCCTACCCGCGACTCACCGACGAGCAGCTGATGACGTTGTCGCGGTACGGCGACCGCCGGAGCGTGCCTGAAGGGACCGTCTTGTACTGCGAGGGCGACCAGGACTGCGGGTTCTTCGTGGTGCTGGAGGGGAAGGTCGCCGTGGTCCAGGAGACCGCAGCGGAGCCGCGGCTGATCGCCGTCCACGGCCCCGGCCGGTTCCTGGGGGATCTGGCGCTGCTGACCGGGCAGAAGGTTCTCGTGACCGCCGTGGCCGTCACCGACGTCGACGTTCTCGAGGTCCGCGTCGATCGGCTCAAGACTCTCGTGGCCGATGACCAGGCGTTGGGCGATCTCATCCTGCGGGCCTTCATCCTGCGCCGCACACTCCAGGCCACGATCGGGGTCGGCCTGCGGATCATCGGGTCGAAGTACGACCGGGACGCCCGGCGGCTCCGGGACTTCGCCAGTCGCAACCGGATCCCTCACCAGTGGGTCGATGTGGAGGAGGATCCGCAGGCCGAGGACCTGTTGCGGGCCCTGGGCATCACGGTCGCCGTGAAACCGGTCGTCGTCTGGAAGGGCCAGCGAGTCCTGCAGAACCCGAGCAACACCGAGTTGGCCGACCTGATCGGGCTGCGAGCGGCGCCGAACCGGGCGGCCCACGACCTGGTCGTGGTGGGCGCGGGCCCGGGCGGTCTGGCCGCGGCGGTCTATGCCGCGTCCGAGGGGCTCTCGACGATCGTCCTGGACGCGTTCGCCACCGGCGGCCAGGCGGCCACGTCCTCCCAGATAGAGAACTACCTGGGGTTCCCCGCCGGCATCACCGGCGGTGAGCTGGCCGACCGCGCCGTCGTCCAGGCCCGCAAGTTCGGCGCCGTTTTCACCATCCCGGGCGAGGCCACCTCGCTCAGACAGGCCGACGGCTACCACGTGGTGGGGCTGGCCGAGGGGGACGACCTGATCGCACACGCCGTGCTCGTCGCCACCGGCGTGCGCTACCGACGCCTCGACATCCCGGGGACGGACCGTCTCGAGGGCAGCAGCGTCTACTACGCCGCCACGGAATTCGAGGCCCAGCTGTGCCGACAGGACCCCGTCACCGTGGTGGGCGGCGGCAACTCCGCCGGCCAGGCGGCCTGCTTCCTGGCCCGACGGTCGCCGGTGGTCAACCTGGTCATCCGGCACGACGACCTGGGCAGGGACATGTCCCACTACCTGGCCGACCGCGTCGAGCAGTCGCCACGCATCAAGGTCTGGCGCAACAGCGAGGTTTGCGAGCTCATCGGTGATGACGAACTCTCCGAGGTGCTCGTGCGAGACCTCCACACACACAAGAAGCAGCGCATCGCGACGTCAGCACTGTTCGTGCTGATCGGTTCGGCCCCGCACACCGGCTGGCTCCAAGGGGAGATCCCTTTGGACGCGAAGGGTTTCGTGCTCACCGGACCCGCCGCCGACGGCCAGGACGGGATGTTCGGGACTCGTCGCCATGGAGTGTTTGCCGTCGGCGATGTCCGCAGTGGCTCGGTGAAGCGCGTGGCCTCCGCCGTCGGCGAAGGTTCGGTCGTGATCCGCCAGGTCCACGAGTTCCTGGCCGCCGAGGGACGTCGGTGA
- a CDS encoding Mu transposase C-terminal domain-containing protein, with product MVDEAVVQERALSVPDEVWNLAVRRAAVIGPLAERDVVGRASVEAAAAELRVSVRQVYVLLRRWRQGEGVVSDLIPGWSSGGRGRDQLPEEVEVVIREVLRRQYLTRQRKTVATVHREIVRQCRTQGLRPPSRGSVVRRIAKLDPAQATRRREGSDAARARASAGGVPPSVTAVLEQIQIDHTVVDLIVVDERHRLPIGRPYLTAGIDVFSRAVPGLVVTLEAPSATTVGLCLAHMVTDKRPWLEHLGVEASWPMSGKPVELYLDNAAEFRSEALRRGCEQHGIALRYRPPGRPHYGGIVERVIGTMMRLIHELPGTTFSNPGQRSGYDADATACLTMTELQRWLALAVAAYHGQVHGTLRQPPAARWVDGIATTGAPAVVTHEAAFLVDFLPVIRRTLTRTGFVIDHVHYFCDALKPWIARRDRLGRFVIRRDPRDISRVWVLDPDDGTYLEVPYRTMSHPAVSVWEHRAAVERLRTLGRDQVDEDALFRTVEQMRSITESAAATTRKARRDTARRAASGGTSAQRPSSTTPECPPDDAVATPAAPFDVIEQW from the coding sequence ATGGTCGACGAGGCGGTGGTCCAGGAGCGGGCGCTGTCGGTTCCGGACGAGGTTTGGAATCTGGCGGTTCGTCGGGCAGCTGTGATCGGCCCGCTGGCTGAGCGGGATGTCGTGGGTCGGGCGTCGGTGGAGGCAGCCGCGGCGGAGCTGCGGGTGTCCGTTCGTCAGGTCTACGTGCTGCTTCGCCGCTGGCGGCAGGGCGAGGGGGTGGTGTCGGATCTGATTCCGGGCTGGTCCAGCGGCGGTCGTGGTCGCGACCAGCTCCCGGAGGAGGTCGAGGTGGTTATCCGGGAGGTGCTGCGCCGGCAATACCTGACTCGGCAGCGGAAGACGGTCGCGACGGTGCACCGGGAGATCGTCCGGCAATGCCGCACCCAGGGACTGCGGCCGCCGTCGCGGGGTTCGGTGGTGCGGCGGATCGCGAAGCTCGACCCGGCGCAGGCCACGCGTCGGCGGGAGGGATCCGACGCGGCGCGGGCCCGGGCGTCGGCCGGCGGGGTGCCTCCGTCGGTCACCGCGGTGCTGGAACAGATCCAGATCGACCATACGGTGGTCGACCTGATCGTGGTCGACGAGCGGCACCGGCTGCCGATCGGCCGCCCGTATCTGACGGCCGGGATCGACGTGTTCAGCCGGGCGGTCCCCGGATTGGTGGTCACGTTGGAGGCGCCGTCGGCGACCACGGTCGGGTTGTGCCTGGCGCACATGGTCACCGACAAGCGGCCCTGGCTGGAGCACCTCGGGGTGGAGGCGTCCTGGCCGATGAGCGGCAAACCGGTCGAGCTGTACCTGGACAACGCCGCGGAATTCAGGAGCGAGGCGTTGCGTCGCGGATGTGAGCAGCACGGGATCGCGCTGCGGTACCGGCCACCCGGGCGGCCGCACTACGGCGGCATCGTCGAGCGGGTGATCGGCACGATGATGCGGCTGATCCACGAGCTGCCCGGGACGACGTTCTCCAATCCCGGGCAGCGATCGGGGTACGACGCCGACGCGACGGCCTGCCTGACGATGACGGAGCTGCAGCGGTGGCTGGCCCTGGCGGTGGCCGCCTATCACGGACAGGTCCACGGCACCCTGCGCCAGCCACCCGCGGCCCGATGGGTCGACGGGATCGCCACCACCGGCGCGCCGGCGGTCGTCACCCACGAGGCGGCGTTCCTGGTCGACTTCCTGCCGGTGATCCGCCGGACCCTGACCAGAACCGGGTTCGTGATCGACCACGTGCACTACTTCTGCGACGCGCTCAAGCCCTGGATCGCCCGCCGGGATCGACTGGGCCGGTTCGTGATCCGACGGGACCCGAGAGACATCAGCCGGGTCTGGGTCCTGGACCCGGACGACGGGACCTACCTCGAGGTGCCGTACCGGACCATGTCCCATCCGGCGGTGAGCGTGTGGGAACACCGGGCGGCGGTGGAACGACTCCGCACCCTTGGCCGTGACCAGGTCGACGAGGACGCCCTGTTCCGGACGGTGGAGCAGATGCGGTCCATCACCGAGTCAGCCGCGGCGACTACCCGCAAGGCCCGCCGCGACACCGCCCGTCGAGCAGCCAGCGGCGGCACGAGCGCCCAGCGGCCCAGCAGCACTACGCCGGAATGTCCACCCGACGACGCCGTGGCGACGCCGGCGGCCCCATTCGACGTGATCGAGCAATGGTGA
- a CDS encoding UBP-type zinc finger domain-containing protein: MPPPARRVCAECVALGTPWVHLRQCLTCGQVGCCDSSPMRHARGHAASTGHVVVRSIEPGETWRWCYADEQFV; this comes from the coding sequence GTGCCGCCGCCCGCCCGGCGGGTGTGCGCGGAGTGTGTGGCGCTCGGCACCCCGTGGGTGCACCTGCGCCAGTGCTTGACCTGCGGCCAGGTGGGTTGCTGCGACTCGTCCCCCATGCGACATGCAAGGGGGCACGCGGCGTCGACCGGGCACGTCGTCGTTCGGTCGATCGAGCCCGGGGAGACCTGGAGGTGGTGCTATGCCGACGAGCAGTTCGTCTGA